In Agarivorans gilvus, one genomic interval encodes:
- a CDS encoding MarR family winged helix-turn-helix transcriptional regulator translates to MEKQQTVDRILEDVETNWPQAHQRILPQVLRLIRAEHGLRCAVGVVFDKYQLQGADYSALATLRRTPAPHCLPPTTLYHSMLFSSGGLTKVLNRLEQAELIERVANPEDKRSKLVKLSDLGKQLVEQVVVELQQAERQFMQPLSTDEQRQLNQLLAKLVP, encoded by the coding sequence GTGGAAAAACAACAAACTGTAGACCGTATTTTAGAAGATGTTGAAACCAACTGGCCGCAAGCACATCAACGCATCCTTCCGCAGGTGTTACGTTTGATCCGCGCCGAGCATGGTTTACGCTGCGCGGTTGGAGTGGTGTTTGACAAGTACCAACTGCAAGGTGCCGACTATAGCGCCTTAGCTACACTGCGCCGAACGCCAGCTCCTCACTGTCTTCCCCCTACCACCCTGTATCACTCAATGTTATTTAGCTCTGGCGGTTTAACTAAAGTATTAAATCGGCTTGAACAGGCCGAGTTAATTGAGCGGGTGGCCAATCCTGAAGATAAACGTAGTAAGTTGGTCAAGTTAAGTGACTTAGGGAAACAGTTGGTAGAACAGGTAGTGGTGGAGCTACAACAAGCTGAGCGCCAGTTTATGCAGCCTCTATCGACAGATGAACAGCGACAATTGAATCAACTGCTGGCTAAACTAGTACCGTAA
- the nifE gene encoding nitrogenase iron-molybdenum cofactor biosynthesis protein NifE, with the protein MKRSEIAELLDEPACEHNDGEKSGCARPTPGATAGGCSFDGAQITLLPIADVAHIIHGPIACAGNSWNNRGTRASGRNLFRLGFTTDLNEQDVIMGRAEKRLLHAIKQVIEKHQPPAVFVYVTCVPSLEGNDVQAICKLAQERWAIPVVAVDAAGFYGSKNLGNRIAGEVMVKQVIGSAEPPAKPLMKHDPSRKVNDIVLIGEYNIAGEFWHVSPLLERLGYRVLSCMSGDTRYHEIQTMHRADAAMVVCSRAQINVARMLQERWNIPWFEGSFYGIEDTSASLRNFAKLVKDPQLVVETEILIAEQETRIREQLKPYVERLSGKKALLYTGGVKSWSIVSALQELGITVVATGTKKSTAADKARIQEIMGDDALMLDEGGARNLLDTAYQHQADLMIAGGRNMYTALKARLPFLDINQEREHAYAGYQGMLTFAEELCRTLESAIWPLVTSSAPWLDDSALSDNKEQQ; encoded by the coding sequence ATGAAGCGAAGTGAAATAGCCGAGTTATTGGACGAACCTGCTTGCGAGCATAACGACGGAGAAAAAAGTGGCTGTGCCCGTCCCACTCCCGGAGCTACCGCCGGTGGTTGTAGTTTTGATGGGGCGCAAATTACCTTATTACCGATAGCCGATGTGGCTCATATTATTCATGGGCCCATCGCCTGTGCCGGTAATAGTTGGAACAATCGGGGCACCCGCGCCTCGGGACGTAATTTATTTCGTTTAGGTTTTACCACCGACTTAAACGAGCAAGATGTGATCATGGGGCGTGCTGAGAAGCGCCTATTACATGCCATCAAACAAGTCATAGAAAAACATCAGCCACCCGCGGTATTTGTTTATGTTACTTGCGTTCCTTCGCTAGAAGGTAACGACGTGCAGGCGATTTGTAAGCTAGCCCAAGAGCGTTGGGCTATTCCTGTGGTAGCAGTGGATGCCGCTGGCTTCTACGGCAGTAAAAACCTAGGCAACCGCATCGCTGGTGAGGTAATGGTGAAGCAGGTCATTGGCAGTGCCGAGCCGCCAGCCAAGCCTTTAATGAAGCATGATCCCAGTCGTAAGGTTAACGACATTGTATTGATTGGTGAGTACAACATTGCCGGTGAGTTTTGGCATGTGTCCCCCTTGTTAGAGCGCCTCGGTTATCGTGTACTCAGCTGTATGTCTGGCGATACCCGCTACCACGAAATTCAAACCATGCACCGCGCCGATGCCGCCATGGTCGTGTGTTCACGCGCCCAAATTAACGTAGCGCGGATGCTGCAAGAGCGTTGGAATATTCCTTGGTTTGAAGGCAGTTTTTACGGCATAGAAGATACCTCAGCCTCTTTAAGAAACTTTGCCAAGTTAGTCAAAGACCCACAATTAGTGGTAGAAACCGAAATCTTGATTGCCGAACAAGAAACGCGGATCCGCGAGCAATTAAAACCTTATGTTGAACGCTTGAGTGGCAAAAAAGCCCTGCTTTACACCGGTGGGGTGAAGTCTTGGTCGATAGTCTCGGCTCTGCAAGAGCTTGGCATTACTGTAGTCGCGACCGGCACTAAAAAATCTACCGCTGCCGATAAGGCGCGTATTCAAGAAATTATGGGTGACGATGCCTTAATGCTGGATGAAGGCGGCGCACGTAATCTACTGGATACCGCTTACCAACATCAGGCCGATTTGATGATAGCCGGTGGCCGTAATATGTATACCGCGCTGAAGGCCCGCCTGCCGTTTTTAGATATTAACCAAGAGCGCGAACACGCCTATGCCGGTTATCAAGGCATGCTGACCTTTGCCGAAGAACTTTGCCGCACCCTAGAAAGTGCTATTTGGCCCTTAGTGACCAGCTCAGCCCCGTGGTTAGACGATTCAGCGCTGAGTGACAACAAGGAGCAACAATAA